A single genomic interval of Bradyrhizobium sp. sBnM-33 harbors:
- the hutH gene encoding histidine ammonia-lyase, whose product MSRPDAPIVVSPGRVSLNDLAQVLAGAPVVLDPSFWPRVEAASAIVAAAARAEAPAYGINTGFGKLASKRIAADQTVLLQHNLIVSHCCGVGPPTPEPIVRMMMALKIVSLGRGASGVRREIIEQLQAMLAKGICPLVPQQGSVGASGDLAPLAHMTAVMIGEGQALVDGSVVPARDALAAAGLEPVTLGPKEGLALINGTQFSTAYAVSGLLRAHSLVNAALVTGALSVDAAMASTAPFRPEIQQLRGHAGQIAAGATLTALLDGSDIRMSHLEGDERVQDPYCLRCQPQVAGAALDLLTEAARTLTIEANAVTDNPLVLVETGEIVSGGNFHAEPVAFAADQIALALSEIGAISERRIATLVDPALNFGLPPFLTPDPGLNSGFMIAEVTAAALYAENKQRAAACSIDSTPTSANQEDHVSMAAHAARRLSDMADNLATILGIELLVAAQGIGLRAPHSTSPALAAVIAALREQVQPLGSDRYMADDLAKATALVEAGTLPAAAMSVLESNPFPILAERGSLS is encoded by the coding sequence GTGAGCCGTCCCGACGCCCCCATTGTGGTTTCGCCTGGAAGGGTCAGCCTCAACGATCTGGCGCAAGTGCTTGCCGGCGCGCCGGTCGTGCTCGATCCATCGTTCTGGCCTCGCGTGGAAGCGGCATCGGCGATCGTTGCGGCGGCCGCGCGCGCGGAAGCCCCAGCGTACGGCATCAATACCGGATTCGGAAAACTGGCGTCGAAGCGGATTGCTGCCGACCAGACGGTGCTGCTGCAGCACAATCTCATTGTGTCGCATTGCTGCGGGGTAGGGCCGCCGACACCGGAACCGATCGTTCGCATGATGATGGCGCTCAAGATCGTCTCGCTGGGACGAGGTGCATCGGGCGTACGTCGCGAAATCATCGAGCAACTCCAGGCCATGCTGGCGAAGGGCATTTGTCCGCTTGTGCCGCAGCAGGGATCGGTCGGAGCGTCCGGCGATCTCGCGCCGCTTGCGCATATGACGGCGGTCATGATCGGCGAGGGGCAGGCGCTGGTGGACGGAAGCGTTGTGCCGGCCCGCGATGCTCTGGCCGCCGCTGGTCTTGAGCCGGTGACGCTCGGTCCGAAGGAAGGGCTTGCGCTGATCAATGGCACGCAGTTTTCGACGGCCTATGCCGTTTCCGGTTTGTTGCGTGCCCATAGCCTCGTTAACGCCGCGTTGGTGACTGGCGCCTTGTCCGTCGATGCGGCGATGGCGTCGACGGCGCCGTTTCGCCCGGAGATCCAGCAACTGCGCGGGCATGCCGGGCAAATCGCCGCCGGCGCGACACTGACGGCGTTGCTCGATGGTAGCGATATCCGCATGTCGCATCTTGAAGGCGATGAGCGCGTGCAGGATCCCTATTGCCTGCGCTGCCAGCCCCAGGTCGCCGGCGCCGCGCTCGACCTTCTGACGGAAGCCGCCCGCACGCTGACGATCGAAGCCAATGCCGTCACGGATAACCCGCTGGTGCTGGTCGAGACCGGAGAGATCGTCTCGGGCGGCAATTTCCACGCCGAGCCGGTCGCTTTTGCCGCCGACCAGATTGCGCTGGCGCTCTCCGAGATTGGCGCGATCAGCGAGCGACGCATCGCGACTCTCGTCGATCCCGCGCTGAACTTTGGCCTGCCGCCGTTCCTGACTCCCGATCCAGGCCTCAACTCTGGCTTCATGATTGCCGAAGTGACGGCGGCCGCGCTCTATGCGGAGAACAAGCAGCGCGCGGCAGCCTGCTCGATCGATTCGACGCCGACCAGCGCCAATCAGGAAGACCATGTATCGATGGCCGCACACGCGGCGCGGCGGTTATCTGACATGGCGGACAATCTCGCCACCATTCTCGGCATCGAGTTGCTGGTTGCGGCGCAAGGCATCGGGTTGCGCGCACCGCATTCGACCAGTCCTGCGCTTGCGGCGGTCATTGCAGCGTTGCGTGAGCAAGTCCAGCCGCTCGGTAGTGATCGCTACATGGCCGACGATCTCGCGAAGGCAACGGCCCTGGTTGAAGCCGGCACGTTGCCGGCCGCCGCGATGTCGGTGCTTGAGAGTAACCCGTTTCCAATCCTTGCCGAGAGAGGCTCTTTGTCATGA
- the hutI gene encoding imidazolonepropionase: MAERFDRIWLNARLATIREDLPDLGMIEDGLIAARDGRIAFAGRCSDFPADADAAERIDCAGRWITPGLVDCHTHLVFGGNRAHEFELRLQGASYEEIARAGGGIVSTVAATRASSEAELIAGALPRLDTLIGEGVTTLEIKSGYGLDTETEMRQLSAARVLGNTRPVAVKTTFLGAHATPPEADGDKDRYIDLVCREMLPAVAQAGLADAVDAFMEGIAFSGEQTTRVFRAAKALGLPVKLHADQLSNLGGAALAAEFSALSADHLEHTDDAGAAAMARAGTVAVLLPGAFYFIRETTKPPIELFRAHGVNMALATDCNPGSSPLTSLLLAMNMGATLFRLTVAECLAGVTREGARALGIIGEAGTLQAGKWCDLAIWEIERPAELVYRIGFNPLHSRVWRGQ, translated from the coding sequence ATGGCCGAGCGCTTCGATCGAATCTGGCTCAACGCCCGGCTCGCCACGATCCGCGAGGATCTGCCCGATCTTGGAATGATCGAGGACGGCCTGATCGCCGCGCGCGACGGCCGCATCGCCTTCGCCGGCAGGTGTTCCGACTTTCCAGCGGACGCCGATGCGGCCGAGCGGATCGATTGCGCGGGGCGCTGGATCACGCCGGGATTGGTGGATTGTCACACCCATCTGGTTTTTGGCGGCAACCGCGCGCACGAGTTCGAGCTGCGGCTGCAGGGAGCGAGCTACGAAGAGATCGCGCGCGCAGGTGGCGGCATTGTCTCTACGGTCGCGGCGACGCGGGCGTCCAGCGAGGCCGAGCTTATTGCTGGCGCGCTGCCAAGACTCGATACCCTGATCGGCGAGGGCGTGACGACGCTGGAGATCAAATCCGGTTACGGGCTCGATACGGAAACCGAGATGCGTCAGCTCTCGGCGGCGCGCGTGTTGGGTAACACCCGGCCGGTCGCTGTCAAGACGACGTTTCTCGGCGCGCACGCGACGCCTCCGGAAGCTGACGGTGACAAGGATCGGTATATCGACCTTGTCTGCCGCGAGATGTTGCCGGCGGTGGCGCAGGCCGGATTGGCCGATGCTGTCGATGCGTTCATGGAAGGCATTGCGTTTTCGGGAGAGCAAACGACGCGGGTGTTCCGCGCGGCCAAGGCGCTTGGATTGCCGGTCAAGCTGCATGCGGATCAATTGTCGAACCTCGGCGGCGCCGCGCTTGCCGCGGAATTCTCGGCCTTATCGGCTGATCATCTGGAGCACACAGATGATGCCGGCGCCGCGGCAATGGCGCGAGCAGGGACAGTGGCGGTGCTGCTGCCGGGCGCTTTCTACTTTATTCGCGAGACGACAAAGCCGCCGATCGAACTATTCCGCGCCCACGGCGTCAACATGGCACTTGCGACCGACTGCAATCCCGGCAGTTCGCCGCTGACGTCGCTTCTATTGGCTATGAATATGGGCGCAACGCTGTTCCGGCTAACCGTTGCCGAATGCCTTGCTGGCGTGACACGGGAAGGTGCGCGCGCACTCGGCATTATCGGCGAGGCCGGCACGCTCCAGGCAGGCAAATGGTGCGATCTCGCGATCTGGGAGATCGAGCGGCCGGCCGAGCTCGTTTACCGGATCGGTTTTAATCCGTTGCACAGCCGGGTGTGGAGGGGACAGTGA
- a CDS encoding formimidoylglutamate deiminase: MSTLHFASALLPSGWADDVQVVVTDQTITKVTVGVAPGQAERHKLAIPGIASLHSHAFQRGMAGLAETRGDSEDTFWTWRETMYRFALEMTPEDVEAVATLLYVEMLEQGYTRVGEFHYLHHDRDGAPYGNPAEMATRIVRAAEISGIGLTLLPSFYAHSSFGGAAPHPGQRRFICSIDQFAKLTDATRTAVRALPGANVGIAPHSLRAVAPDELAAIAPLAEAGPVHIHAAEQIREVEECIAWSGRRPVEWLLEHAPVDQRWCLIHATHMTTTETTALARSGAVAGLCPVTEASLGDGIFPAREFLGAGGRFGIGTDSNVLVGVTDELRQLEYGQRLKHRERNVLSTGPGLSTGRALFDAALTGGAQALAQRTVGIQADARAEIVTLDTTHPSLAGRRGDAVLDGWIFAAGASAVETVWAGGTKVVEKGRHRLRESARDTFNAAVRRLVA; the protein is encoded by the coding sequence ATGTCGACACTGCATTTCGCATCAGCGCTGCTCCCCTCGGGGTGGGCCGATGACGTGCAGGTGGTGGTGACGGATCAGACCATCACGAAGGTTACCGTCGGCGTTGCGCCGGGGCAGGCCGAACGCCATAAGCTGGCAATTCCCGGCATCGCGAGCCTGCATAGCCACGCGTTCCAGCGTGGCATGGCGGGACTCGCCGAAACGCGCGGCGATTCCGAAGATACGTTCTGGACATGGCGCGAGACCATGTATCGCTTCGCGCTCGAAATGACACCGGAAGACGTCGAAGCCGTCGCCACGCTGCTGTATGTCGAGATGCTCGAGCAAGGCTATACGCGCGTTGGCGAATTCCACTATCTGCATCACGACCGCGACGGCGCGCCCTACGGCAATCCTGCGGAGATGGCGACGCGAATTGTGCGGGCCGCCGAAATCTCCGGCATCGGGCTGACGCTGCTGCCGAGTTTCTATGCACACAGTTCGTTCGGCGGGGCGGCACCGCATCCCGGTCAGCGCCGGTTCATCTGCTCGATCGACCAGTTTGCCAAACTGACTGACGCTACGCGGACAGCTGTCCGCGCGTTGCCCGGAGCAAATGTCGGCATCGCCCCGCATAGCCTGCGCGCCGTGGCGCCGGACGAATTGGCGGCCATCGCGCCACTGGCCGAAGCCGGGCCGGTGCATATCCATGCCGCCGAACAGATCAGGGAAGTCGAGGAATGCATCGCCTGGTCGGGCCGGCGGCCGGTTGAGTGGCTGCTCGAACATGCGCCTGTCGATCAACGCTGGTGCCTTATCCATGCGACCCATATGACCACGACGGAAACCACCGCGCTTGCAAGAAGTGGTGCGGTCGCCGGACTCTGCCCGGTCACCGAAGCCAGCCTTGGCGACGGGATTTTTCCGGCCCGAGAATTCCTCGGTGCCGGCGGGCGGTTCGGTATCGGTACGGATTCCAACGTGCTGGTCGGCGTCACCGACGAATTGCGTCAGCTCGAATATGGCCAACGCTTGAAACACCGTGAGCGCAACGTGCTGTCCACCGGTCCTGGCCTGTCGACCGGCCGCGCGCTGTTTGACGCCGCGCTCACCGGCGGCGCCCAGGCGCTCGCGCAGCGAACCGTGGGAATCCAGGCAGATGCACGTGCCGAGATCGTGACCCTCGACACCACTCATCCTTCGCTCGCCGGGCGCCGGGGGGATGCCGTCCTCGACGGCTGGATTTTTGCAGCGGGCGCAAGTGCCGTCGAGACGGTCTGGGCCGGCGGCACCAAAGTCGTTGAGAAAGGACGTCACAGGCTCCGCGAGAGCGCGCGTGATACGTTCAACGCAGCGGTGCGGAGGCTCGTGGCATGA
- the hutC gene encoding histidine utilization repressor, whose translation MSLATDRGKLQPADKPTLYKQIRIDIERRILTGEWPPGHRIPFEHELMSRYGCSRMTVSKALSELAQAELIERRRKAGSFVRRPTFLSAVLKIADIRAEISALGRSYGYELIHCSRRTANAADRARLGAGKTGKVIAIACRHSADDVPFAIEDRLIDLDAVPEAAAADFASEPPGSWLLHHVPWTEAEHSISAVVADEQAAAALDIAIGAPCLVIDRHTWRSARPLTAVRLLYPGESHKLVARFKGG comes from the coding sequence ATGAGCCTCGCCACCGATCGCGGCAAACTCCAACCGGCCGACAAGCCGACGCTGTACAAGCAGATCCGGATCGACATCGAGCGCCGCATCCTGACCGGAGAATGGCCGCCCGGTCACCGCATCCCGTTCGAGCACGAGCTGATGTCGCGCTATGGCTGCTCGCGCATGACAGTGAGCAAGGCGCTGTCGGAACTTGCGCAAGCCGAGCTTATCGAGCGGCGGCGCAAGGCCGGCAGCTTTGTACGGCGTCCCACATTTCTGTCGGCGGTGCTCAAGATCGCCGATATCCGCGCGGAAATAAGCGCGCTCGGCCGCAGTTATGGCTATGAGTTGATCCACTGCTCGCGGCGCACCGCAAACGCCGCCGACCGCGCACGCCTTGGCGCAGGGAAAACCGGAAAGGTGATCGCGATTGCCTGCCGTCACAGCGCCGACGACGTACCTTTCGCCATCGAGGACCGGTTGATCGATCTCGACGCCGTGCCCGAAGCCGCTGCGGCGGATTTTGCAAGCGAGCCGCCCGGCTCGTGGCTGCTTCACCATGTGCCATGGACGGAAGCCGAGCATTCGATCAGCGCCGTCGTGGCTGACGAACAGGCCGCGGCGGCGCTGGATATCGCGATCGGCGCCCCTTGCTTGGTGATCGATCGGCATACTTGGCGCAGCGCCCGGCCGCTGACGGCCGTGCGCCTGCTCTATCCGGGCGAGTCCCATAAACTGGTTGCTCGCTTCAAAGGCGGCTGA
- a CDS encoding ABC transporter substrate-binding protein — MRSFGIFAATAALLVAAPAAAQDVKVGIGISGWTGFAPLTLANQAGIFKKNGLDVTIKKIPQKDRHLAIASGDIQCAATTVETWISWNASGVATKQIFQLDKSYGADGMATRNDIASIKDLKGKTVAASAPGTSPYFALAWMLKKNGLTVKDVTIVNLEPAAAAQAFVSGQNDAAMTYEPYLSTVRAAPDKGKIIATTLDYPMVMDTFGCTPKFLTENPKAAQALADSYFEALEMIAKDQAKSYEIMGADVKQSAEQFGNSAKFLRWQDKAANQKFFAGEFLTFNKEAADLLLEIGVIKSVPKIDDLFDASFIK, encoded by the coding sequence ATGCGTAGTTTTGGAATTTTCGCGGCAACCGCCGCTCTCCTGGTGGCCGCACCGGCCGCCGCCCAGGACGTGAAGGTCGGCATCGGTATTTCCGGATGGACCGGTTTTGCACCGCTCACGCTCGCAAATCAGGCGGGCATCTTCAAGAAGAACGGGCTAGATGTGACGATCAAGAAGATCCCGCAGAAGGATCGTCATCTGGCCATCGCCTCAGGCGACATCCAGTGCGCGGCGACCACTGTCGAGACATGGATATCCTGGAATGCCAGTGGCGTTGCTACCAAGCAGATCTTCCAGCTCGACAAGAGCTACGGCGCCGATGGCATGGCGACGCGAAACGACATCGCTTCGATCAAGGACCTGAAGGGCAAGACGGTTGCCGCGTCCGCGCCGGGCACCTCGCCCTATTTTGCCTTGGCCTGGATGCTCAAGAAGAACGGCCTCACGGTCAAGGATGTCACGATCGTGAACCTGGAGCCGGCGGCGGCGGCACAGGCATTCGTCTCCGGCCAGAACGATGCGGCCATGACCTATGAGCCATACCTCTCGACAGTGCGTGCGGCGCCCGACAAGGGCAAGATCATTGCAACGACGCTCGACTATCCGATGGTCATGGACACGTTCGGCTGCACGCCGAAATTCCTGACCGAAAACCCGAAAGCCGCACAGGCACTGGCCGACAGTTATTTCGAAGCGCTGGAGATGATCGCAAAGGACCAGGCCAAGTCGTACGAGATCATGGGCGCCGACGTAAAACAGTCCGCTGAGCAGTTCGGGAATTCGGCCAAATTTCTGCGCTGGCAGGACAAGGCGGCGAACCAGAAATTCTTCGCGGGCGAATTCCTGACCTTCAACAAGGAAGCTGCAGACCTGTTGCTCGAGATCGGCGTCATCAAATCGGTGCCGAAGATCGACGATCTCTTCGACGCCAGCTTCATCAAGTAG
- a CDS encoding ABC transporter permease: protein MRPLDPVTSRQRAAYGLAFFVLFVAVWAWATFGGYVSKTFLANPLTMLQEGWELLTKHGFLFDIGMTIWRVVGGFVLAAIIAVPLGVVMGAYKPIEAFLEPFVSFARYLPASAFIPLLILWAGIGELQKLLVIFIGSVFQSILMVTVTVGNTRRDLVEAAYTLGASDRGIINRVLLPSSAPEVAEILRLVLGWAWTYVIVAELIGSSSGIGHMITDSQALLNTGQIIFGIIVIGLIGLVSDFLFKAFNAWLFPWKLA, encoded by the coding sequence ATACGTCCCCTGGATCCCGTGACATCGAGGCAGCGCGCGGCCTATGGCCTGGCGTTCTTCGTCCTTTTCGTTGCCGTGTGGGCTTGGGCGACCTTTGGCGGCTACGTCTCCAAGACATTTCTCGCCAACCCGTTGACCATGCTGCAGGAAGGTTGGGAGCTGCTGACAAAGCACGGCTTCCTGTTCGACATCGGCATGACGATCTGGCGCGTCGTCGGCGGCTTTGTGCTGGCGGCCATCATCGCCGTGCCGCTCGGCGTTGTGATGGGGGCGTACAAGCCGATCGAAGCTTTCCTGGAGCCGTTCGTCTCGTTTGCCCGCTACCTGCCCGCCTCGGCCTTCATCCCGCTGTTGATCCTGTGGGCAGGCATCGGCGAACTGCAGAAGCTCCTGGTTATTTTCATTGGCTCGGTCTTCCAGAGCATTCTGATGGTGACCGTGACAGTCGGAAATACGAGGCGTGACCTCGTTGAAGCCGCCTACACGCTGGGCGCCAGCGACCGCGGCATCATCAACCGGGTGCTGCTGCCCTCCTCTGCCCCCGAGGTCGCGGAGATCCTTCGGCTCGTACTCGGCTGGGCCTGGACCTACGTCATCGTCGCCGAGCTGATCGGTTCATCATCGGGCATCGGCCACATGATCACCGACAGCCAAGCCCTGCTCAACACCGGCCAGATCATCTTCGGCATCATCGTGATCGGGCTGATCGGCTTGGTGTCGGACTTTCTGTTCAAGGCCTTCAACGCCTGGCTGTTTCCGTGGAAACTGGCATGA
- a CDS encoding ABC transporter ATP-binding protein, translated as MTELKIDQVARTFPAQQGHAPTRALEPIDLNVGNNDFVTILGPSGCGKSTLLRIVAGLDRPTSGRVILDGQEVTGPGADRGMVFQSYTLFPWLTVRENIAFGLRERGVSEADRGKTADGFIQRVGLSGFENHWPKQLSGGMQQRTAIARALANDPKILLLDEPFGALDNQTRVLMQEMLLGIWERDQKTVLFVTHDIEEAIFLGSRVIVMSARPGRIKAEIAVDLPHPRSYKIKTTPEFVSLKERLVEEIRAEALKVAVHA; from the coding sequence ATGACTGAGCTGAAAATCGATCAGGTCGCCCGCACCTTCCCCGCGCAGCAAGGCCATGCGCCGACACGGGCGCTGGAGCCGATCGACCTCAACGTCGGCAACAATGACTTCGTTACCATTCTCGGCCCGTCGGGCTGCGGAAAATCGACGCTGCTGCGCATCGTCGCCGGACTTGACCGGCCGACCAGCGGCCGGGTCATTCTTGACGGGCAAGAGGTCACTGGCCCTGGCGCCGATCGCGGCATGGTATTTCAGTCCTACACGCTGTTTCCATGGCTGACCGTGCGCGAAAACATCGCGTTCGGCCTGCGCGAACGCGGTGTTTCCGAAGCGGATCGCGGCAAGACCGCCGACGGCTTCATCCAACGGGTCGGCCTATCGGGGTTTGAGAATCATTGGCCGAAGCAACTCTCCGGCGGCATGCAGCAACGCACGGCGATCGCGCGGGCACTTGCCAACGATCCAAAAATCCTGTTGCTCGACGAGCCGTTCGGCGCACTAGATAATCAAACTCGCGTGCTGATGCAGGAAATGCTGCTTGGCATCTGGGAGCGCGACCAGAAAACCGTGCTGTTCGTTACCCACGATATCGAGGAAGCGATCTTTCTCGGCAGCCGCGTGATCGTCATGAGCGCTCGTCCGGGCCGTATCAAGGCCGAGATCGCGGTCGATCTACCCCACCCGCGATCTTACAAGATCAAGACCACGCCCGAATTCGTCAGCCTGAAGGAACGGCTCGTCGAAGAGATCCGCGCCGAGGCGTTGAAGGTTGCGGTTCATGCCTGA
- a CDS encoding cystathionine gamma-synthase family protein, which yields MVKPFPSKTHIGNHMLHPETLMLNYGYDPQLSEGAVKPPVFLTSTFVFRTAEDGQDFFDYVAGRREPPEGMGAGLVYSRFNHPNSEIVEDRLSVYERAENCALFSSGMAAISTTILAFVRPGDVILHSQPLYGGTETLFAKTLANLSIGAVGFSDGIDETAMRAAAEDARRKGRVAMIFIETPANPTNGLVDIAMVRRVAETIGRAQGNTPIIACDNTLLGPVFQRPIEHGADLSLYSLTKYIGGHSDLIAGAALGSKALMKDVKALRGAIGTQLDPHSCWMISRSLETLGLRMEKADANARLVADYLRDHPKAATVHYLGHHDEQSPAGRLFARQCTGAGSTFSFDIVGGQAAAFKFLNALQILKLAVSLGGTESLASLPASMTHSGVPADIRQKIGVLDCTIRLSIGIEHPSDLIADIAQALNAA from the coding sequence ATGGTGAAACCGTTTCCGTCCAAGACCCACATCGGCAACCACATGCTGCATCCGGAAACGCTGATGCTGAACTACGGGTACGATCCGCAATTGTCGGAAGGAGCCGTCAAACCACCGGTCTTCCTGACCTCGACCTTCGTCTTCAGGACCGCCGAAGACGGACAGGACTTCTTCGATTACGTTGCGGGCCGGCGCGAGCCGCCCGAGGGGATGGGCGCTGGGCTGGTTTACTCGCGTTTCAATCATCCCAACAGCGAGATCGTAGAGGACAGGCTCTCGGTCTACGAGCGCGCCGAGAATTGCGCGCTGTTCTCTTCGGGCATGGCCGCGATTTCGACCACAATCCTGGCCTTCGTCCGCCCTGGCGACGTCATTCTGCACTCGCAGCCGCTGTATGGCGGGACGGAGACTCTGTTTGCGAAGACGCTTGCGAACCTCTCCATCGGCGCGGTGGGCTTTTCCGACGGCATCGACGAAACCGCAATGAGAGCGGCAGCGGAGGACGCCAGGCGCAAAGGCCGGGTCGCGATGATTTTCATTGAGACGCCGGCCAATCCCACCAACGGCCTGGTCGACATAGCGATGGTCCGCCGCGTCGCCGAGACGATCGGCCGGGCCCAGGGGAATACGCCGATCATCGCATGCGATAATACGTTGCTCGGACCGGTGTTTCAGAGACCGATCGAACACGGTGCGGATCTTTCGCTGTACTCGCTGACCAAATATATCGGCGGTCATTCCGACCTGATCGCAGGCGCTGCGCTCGGCTCAAAGGCGCTCATGAAAGACGTCAAGGCGTTGCGAGGCGCGATTGGCACCCAACTGGACCCCCATTCCTGCTGGATGATCAGCCGGTCGCTCGAAACGCTGGGCCTCCGCATGGAGAAAGCTGACGCAAACGCGCGGCTCGTCGCGGACTACCTGCGCGACCACCCAAAAGCGGCCACGGTCCATTACCTCGGTCATCACGATGAGCAATCCCCCGCCGGCCGCCTGTTTGCCCGGCAATGCACTGGTGCGGGCTCGACATTCTCCTTCGACATCGTCGGCGGCCAAGCCGCCGCATTCAAATTCCTGAACGCCCTGCAGATCCTCAAGCTGGCGGTGAGCCTGGGCGGCACGGAATCGCTTGCTAGCCTGCCCGCGAGCATGACCCACTCCGGCGTTCCGGCTGACATCCGTCAGAAAATAGGCGTTCTCGACTGCACGATCCGGCTGTCGATCGGTATCGAGCACCCATCCGATCTGATCGCTGATATCGCACAGGCCTTGAACGCGGCTTAG
- a CDS encoding mandelate racemase/muconate lactonizing enzyme family protein, giving the protein MALIKTTEAGLYRIPLPVTLSDSTHGELKAFELVTCRVRDSDGAEGVGYTYTVGRNGGAIADILRREIPELIEGREADDTEAIWHHVWWSLHYGGRGGPPVLALSALDIALWDLKSRRANLPLFRMLGGFDARVPCYAGGIDLDLSIEQLLKQTDDNLAKGFRAIKMKVGRPDLASDVARMRAMRQHLGDGFPLMADANMKWTVEEAIRAARALQPYDLTWLEEPIIPDDIAGHARIMAAGGVPIAAGENLRTLWEFKNYIAAGAVSYPEPDVTNCGGVTAFMKIARLAEAFNLPVTSHGAHDVTVHLLAACPNRSYLEAHGFGLDSYIAHPLALQEGMALAPTRPGHGLTFDWKGLAQLAS; this is encoded by the coding sequence ATGGCGCTTATCAAGACAACCGAGGCCGGACTCTACCGGATCCCCCTGCCCGTTACCCTCTCCGACAGCACGCACGGCGAACTCAAAGCCTTCGAACTGGTGACATGTCGTGTTCGCGATTCCGACGGGGCCGAAGGTGTCGGCTATACCTACACCGTCGGCCGCAATGGCGGCGCGATTGCCGACATCCTCCGGCGGGAGATCCCCGAACTGATCGAGGGCCGCGAAGCCGATGACACCGAAGCCATCTGGCATCACGTCTGGTGGAGCTTGCATTACGGCGGACGCGGCGGACCGCCGGTGCTTGCGCTCTCGGCGCTCGATATTGCCCTGTGGGACCTGAAGTCGCGCCGCGCCAATCTACCGCTGTTTCGCATGTTAGGCGGCTTCGACGCACGCGTGCCCTGTTACGCCGGCGGCATCGACCTCGATCTGTCCATCGAGCAGCTCTTGAAGCAAACTGACGACAATCTCGCCAAGGGCTTTCGCGCGATCAAGATGAAGGTAGGCCGCCCCGATCTCGCATCCGACGTCGCGCGGATGCGGGCGATGCGCCAACATCTTGGTGACGGCTTTCCGCTGATGGCGGATGCCAACATGAAATGGACGGTCGAGGAAGCCATCCGCGCGGCACGCGCGCTGCAACCCTACGATCTCACCTGGCTCGAAGAACCCATCATTCCCGACGATATTGCCGGCCACGCCCGCATCATGGCTGCCGGCGGCGTTCCGATCGCGGCCGGCGAAAACCTGCGCACGCTATGGGAGTTCAAGAACTATATCGCGGCCGGCGCGGTGTCCTATCCCGAGCCCGACGTCACCAATTGCGGCGGGGTTACAGCTTTCATGAAGATCGCGCGGCTGGCGGAAGCGTTCAATCTACCGGTTACGAGCCACGGCGCACATGACGTTACCGTGCATTTGCTCGCGGCCTGTCCGAACCGCTCCTATCTCGAAGCGCACGGATTTGGGCTCGATAGCTACATCGCGCACCCGCTTGCCCTCCAGGAAGGCATGGCATTGGCGCCGACGCGGCCCGGCCATGGACTAACATTCGACTGGAAAGGGCTGGCGCAGCTTGCAAGCTAG
- a CDS encoding (2Fe-2S)-binding protein, which translates to MIKVKINSQEHSWDGDPDLPLLWFLRDEAGLTGTKYGCGQALCGACTVIVDKQAVRACITSVSDVVGREVTTIEGLHPTGDHAVQKAWRQLNVPQCGFCQAGQIMQAAALLIENPKPNHDQIREAMAGNICRCGTYQRIENAVRLASTGV; encoded by the coding sequence ATGATCAAGGTGAAGATCAATAGCCAGGAGCATAGCTGGGACGGCGACCCGGATCTTCCATTACTCTGGTTTCTCCGCGATGAAGCCGGATTGACGGGCACGAAATACGGCTGCGGCCAGGCTCTCTGTGGCGCCTGCACCGTTATCGTCGACAAGCAGGCCGTCCGCGCCTGCATCACCTCGGTTTCCGACGTGGTCGGCCGGGAGGTCACCACCATCGAAGGCCTTCATCCGACCGGGGATCACGCGGTCCAGAAGGCCTGGCGGCAACTGAACGTTCCCCAATGCGGCTTTTGCCAGGCCGGCCAGATCATGCAGGCCGCCGCCCTTTTGATTGAAAATCCAAAACCCAATCACGACCAAATACGCGAAGCGATGGCGGGCAATATCTGCCGTTGCGGCACTTACCAGCGCATCGAAAACGCCGTGCGTCTCGCATCGACGGGGGTGTGA